Proteins from a genomic interval of Sulfurimonas sp. HSL3-2:
- the radA gene encoding DNA repair protein RadA yields MAKKKVLYECQHCGLTTPKWMGKCTNCGAWDSFVELNEKEQEIVKTLSSMSDSKTKAISMPDITEIDIPRFSSLDYELDTVLGGGVVPGSLTLIGGSPGVGKSTLLLKIGSNIASTGKNVLYVTGEESESQVKLRANRLGSNEKNLFLLSEIRLEQVLVELHHRDYEFIIIDSIQTLYSEAITSAPGSVTQVRQITFELMRLAKEKNIAIFIIGHITKEGSIAGPRVLEHMVDTVLYFEGDSSQELRILRGFKNRFGPTSEIGVFEMRNDGLVSAKDISSRFFNRTTSQPGSALTVIMEGSRPIILEVQALVSESHTSNPKRQATGFDNNRLNMLLALLERKLEIPLNSYDVFINITGGIKITETAADLAILAAIISSFRDRAISKETVFIGEVSLVGDVREVFQLDSRLKEAKMQNISKALIAKKTLEKSTIKTYIVDEVTKLLEWF; encoded by the coding sequence ATGGCAAAGAAAAAAGTTCTCTATGAATGTCAACACTGTGGACTCACCACTCCAAAATGGATGGGAAAATGTACAAATTGTGGAGCATGGGACTCTTTTGTCGAACTAAATGAAAAAGAGCAGGAGATCGTAAAGACCCTCTCTTCGATGAGCGATTCAAAGACAAAAGCAATCTCAATGCCGGACATCACCGAGATCGATATCCCGAGATTCTCTTCACTTGACTATGAACTAGATACCGTTCTTGGCGGCGGAGTCGTACCCGGCTCTCTTACACTTATCGGCGGAAGCCCGGGTGTTGGCAAATCGACCCTGCTTTTAAAGATAGGCTCAAATATAGCATCTACAGGGAAAAACGTTTTATACGTGACAGGTGAAGAGTCTGAAAGTCAAGTCAAACTTCGTGCGAACAGACTAGGCTCAAATGAAAAAAATCTGTTTTTATTAAGCGAGATAAGACTAGAACAGGTCCTTGTAGAACTGCATCACAGAGATTATGAGTTTATAATCATCGACTCCATTCAGACGCTCTACTCTGAAGCTATTACATCTGCTCCGGGTTCGGTCACACAGGTAAGACAGATAACCTTTGAACTGATGCGTCTGGCAAAAGAGAAGAACATCGCGATCTTTATTATCGGGCATATTACTAAAGAGGGATCCATCGCAGGACCAAGAGTCTTGGAACATATGGTCGATACCGTCCTTTACTTTGAGGGGGATTCTTCTCAAGAGCTGCGAATACTAAGAGGCTTTAAAAACCGTTTTGGACCGACCAGTGAGATAGGCGTGTTCGAGATGAGAAATGACGGACTCGTCAGTGCAAAAGACATATCATCGAGATTTTTTAACCGTACTACTTCTCAACCCGGTTCTGCACTTACGGTCATCATGGAGGGTTCTCGTCCAATCATACTTGAAGTACAGGCTCTTGTCTCGGAATCCCATACTTCAAATCCAAAACGTCAGGCGACCGGATTTGATAACAACAGATTAAACATGCTTTTAGCACTTTTAGAGAGAAAACTTGAGATCCCGCTCAACAGCTATGATGTGTTTATTAACATCACCGGCGGCATCAAAATAACCGAAACAGCAGCCGATCTGGCTATACTTGCGGCGATTATAAGCAGCTTTAGAGACAGAGCGATATCTAAAGAGACCGTATTCATCGGAGAGGTCTCGTTAGTGGGTGACGTCAGAGAGGTCTTTCAACTTGATTCACGTCTCAAAGAGGCAAAGATGCAAAACATCTCCAAAGCGCTTATCGCAAAAAAAACGTTGGAAAAATCTACAATAAAAACTTACATCGTAGATGAAGTGACAAAACTGCTGGAATGGTTTTGA
- a CDS encoding carbonic anhydrase, with amino-acid sequence MDLKKFAEGNELFQKAYFKQNEKVLLELAENGQNPKTLFIGCSDSRVIPDLIIQSNPGDLFVIRNVGNFVPPFKPDEDYHSTASGIEYAVSVLNVSEIIICGHSHCGAINHLFQTIEDPSLTHTKKWLDLGEKAKSMAILSLGKNANSEELLRVTEKLSVITQIENLLTYPAVKKKVDEEKLHIHGWYYDIQTGKIDYYDPDSYEFVPLNSLVKKTDVV; translated from the coding sequence ATGGATTTAAAAAAGTTTGCCGAGGGTAATGAACTTTTTCAAAAAGCTTATTTTAAACAGAATGAAAAAGTACTTTTAGAGCTTGCAGAAAACGGTCAAAACCCGAAGACCCTATTTATAGGCTGTTCTGATTCAAGAGTCATCCCCGATCTCATAATCCAATCAAATCCGGGTGATCTTTTTGTGATCAGAAACGTAGGTAATTTTGTTCCTCCTTTTAAGCCCGATGAGGATTACCACTCAACGGCTTCAGGGATAGAATATGCAGTCAGCGTACTCAATGTAAGTGAGATCATAATATGCGGACATTCACACTGCGGTGCTATTAACCATCTATTTCAGACGATAGAAGACCCGTCACTCACACATACAAAGAAGTGGCTAGATCTCGGTGAAAAAGCGAAGTCCATGGCGATCTTAAGTCTAGGGAAAAATGCCAATAGTGAAGAGTTATTACGTGTTACGGAAAAACTTTCCGTGATAACACAGATAGAAAATCTGTTGACATATCCGGCCGTAAAAAAGAAGGTTGATGAAGAAAAATTACATATTCATGGCTGGTATTACGATATACAGACTGGAAAGATAGATTATTACGATCCGGATTCATATGAATTCGTGCCTTTAAACTCATTGGTTAAAAAAACTGATGTGGTATAA
- the fliL gene encoding flagellar basal body-associated protein FliL: MAEAKNTEETETTEVKKSSSLMLIVIIVVLIVVILVGAIIGILMMGGDDGSSQQVQTNTQQNSSNTQMTKKSRVELDNSRTLNKIGILYPLDTFTVNLLSENGSRYLKAQISLELSGQELAAELDSKKAVIRDRILRLLSSKSLEEVSTLKGKDKLSEQIMDVLNPMLTDGSINGIYFTEFVIQ, translated from the coding sequence ATGGCAGAAGCTAAAAATACGGAAGAAACCGAAACAACCGAAGTTAAGAAGTCAAGTTCATTAATGTTGATCGTCATCATTGTTGTGTTGATAGTCGTTATCCTTGTAGGTGCTATTATCGGGATACTTATGATGGGCGGTGACGACGGTTCATCTCAACAAGTTCAGACAAATACACAACAGAACTCTTCAAATACGCAGATGACAAAAAAATCACGTGTTGAACTTGATAACTCAAGAACACTTAACAAGATCGGTATCTTATATCCGTTAGATACTTTTACGGTAAATCTTCTAAGTGAAAACGGAAGCCGCTACCTAAAAGCTCAAATATCACTAGAACTAAGCGGTCAAGAACTTGCTGCAGAGCTTGATTCTAAGAAAGCTGTCATCAGAGATAGAATACTAAGACTTTTATCTTCAAAATCACTAGAAGAGGTCTCTACACTAAAAGGGAAAGACAAACTTAGTGAGCAGATCATGGATGTTTTAAATCCAATGCTTACAGACGGAAGTATTAACGGGATCTACTTTACGGAATTCGTTATCCAATAA
- the acpS gene encoding holo-ACP synthase, whose product MIGIDLIKTKRMEHMMERFGENALKKFLSEDEIALVKNYKTAAGFWAAKEACSKALGTGIGAECSFFDITISKTVKGAPLITLSEKVQKNFNIKDTSLSITHDGDYAIAVVAIENF is encoded by the coding sequence ATGATAGGGATCGATCTTATTAAGACCAAAAGAATGGAACATATGATGGAGAGGTTCGGTGAGAACGCTCTTAAAAAGTTCCTCTCAGAGGATGAGATCGCTCTCGTTAAAAACTACAAGACAGCAGCCGGCTTCTGGGCTGCTAAAGAAGCTTGTTCCAAAGCTCTTGGAACAGGTATCGGGGCAGAGTGCAGCTTTTTTGATATTACTATCTCAAAAACAGTAAAAGGCGCTCCTCTTATCACGCTTAGTGAAAAAGTACAAAAGAACTTCAATATTAAAGACACATCACTCTCTATCACACATGACGGCGATTATGCCATCGCTGTTGTCGCAATAGAAAACTTCTAA
- the thiS gene encoding sulfur carrier protein ThiS, protein MKIIVNGNEKEFKDGISMNDLIDELNLTDKVMAAALNMEVVKQENWATCRLSDGDKVELLDFVGGG, encoded by the coding sequence ATGAAGATAATTGTAAACGGAAACGAAAAAGAGTTTAAAGACGGTATATCTATGAATGATCTTATCGATGAACTGAATCTTACTGATAAAGTTATGGCGGCAGCTCTTAATATGGAAGTAGTTAAACAGGAGAACTGGGCTACATGCAGATTAAGCGACGGTGATAAGGTAGAGCTGCTTGATTTTGTAGGCGGCGGCTGA
- a CDS encoding 5'-nucleotidase codes for MALDLSDTLVVGISATALFDLSKADAVFKSKYGEDKESAMDEYRKYMLERENEPLNDGTGMPLVKALLELNRYQPKGESPLIEVVVMSRNSPETGLQVLNNIRRKGLNISRHAFTGGESVVDYLDAYDVDLFLTTNIEDAQKVIDGVTCAAAIVKNPPKDLEKIPEGQVRIAFDADAVLFDDSSEIVYKTEGLSGFHQNEDTNQDVPMTEGPYASFLKKLARLQERLPFNTEFSPVRIAIVTARNAPAELRVIKTLRQWGIYVDEMFFLGGIEKSKILKAFKAHIFFDDQDGHLDEASKFTPSGKVPYLSSSPLNEVKEKSH; via the coding sequence ATGGCACTTGACCTCTCAGATACTTTAGTAGTAGGCATCTCGGCAACGGCTTTGTTTGATCTAAGCAAAGCGGACGCAGTCTTTAAGTCAAAATACGGTGAAGACAAAGAGAGTGCGATGGACGAGTATAGAAAGTATATGCTCGAGAGGGAGAACGAGCCGTTAAACGACGGTACGGGGATGCCTTTGGTGAAAGCTCTTTTAGAGCTTAACAGGTACCAGCCTAAGGGCGAGTCGCCTCTTATCGAAGTCGTTGTCATGTCAAGAAACAGTCCTGAGACAGGTTTGCAGGTACTCAACAACATCAGACGTAAAGGGCTCAATATCTCAAGACATGCTTTTACAGGCGGGGAGTCTGTGGTAGATTATCTGGATGCATATGATGTAGATCTTTTTTTGACGACAAATATCGAAGATGCACAGAAGGTAATAGACGGAGTCACATGTGCGGCAGCCATCGTTAAAAACCCGCCAAAAGATTTAGAAAAGATACCTGAAGGACAGGTACGCATCGCATTTGATGCCGATGCTGTCCTATTTGACGACAGCAGTGAGATCGTCTATAAAACAGAAGGTCTTAGCGGTTTTCATCAAAATGAGGATACAAATCAGGATGTCCCGATGACAGAAGGTCCCTATGCGAGTTTCTTGAAAAAACTGGCAAGACTGCAGGAGAGGCTTCCTTTTAACACGGAGTTTTCTCCTGTCAGGATTGCCATTGTCACTGCGCGTAATGCACCTGCTGAACTTAGAGTCATAAAGACGTTAAGACAGTGGGGCATCTATGTAGATGAGATGTTTTTTTTGGGCGGTATCGAGAAGTCGAAGATTTTGAAGGCTTTTAAGGCACATATCTTTTTTGATGACCAAGACGGACATCTTGATGAAGCATCAAAGTTCACTCCCTCGGGGAAAGTGCCTTATCTTAGCAGTTCGCCTCTAAACGAGGTAAAGGAAAAAAGTCATTAG
- a CDS encoding SAM-dependent methyltransferase has translation MRFSEYMNEWLYGKNGYYTNYKQIGKEGDFYTSVSTSKFFGGTIAKHIISLIEEGFLEKDAVICEIGAHHGYFLADVVEFIYTLYPELLESLQFVIVERFDALQEQQREYFKQSFGEVVSLTHYKSLSELRCKNAFFIANEIFDAFGCELLYDGKIATVEDGKVEFDTVDESILQKAAKYHKTKGEIAVGYEEFAKEMYGAAAKFEFISFDYGEMQARPDFSIRIYKDHEVFPFFDENIDIKELFKNSDITYDVTFEHVKDAFVEAGCEFVALKAQMTALVEMGILELLEMLRINVDEKIYEQELQKVKMLIMPNLLGERFKMIRIRKS, from the coding sequence ATGAGATTTAGCGAATATATGAATGAATGGCTGTACGGCAAGAACGGCTATTACACAAACTACAAACAGATAGGAAAAGAGGGTGACTTTTACACCTCGGTAAGCACTTCGAAGTTTTTTGGCGGCACAATCGCCAAACACATAATCTCTTTGATAGAAGAGGGCTTTTTGGAAAAAGATGCGGTCATCTGCGAGATAGGTGCACACCACGGTTACTTTTTAGCCGATGTGGTAGAGTTTATCTATACGCTTTATCCTGAGCTTCTAGAGAGCTTGCAGTTTGTCATCGTAGAGCGTTTCGATGCGCTTCAGGAACAGCAGCGTGAGTACTTTAAACAGTCTTTTGGAGAAGTGGTCTCGCTTACACATTACAAATCACTCAGTGAGCTTAGATGCAAGAACGCATTTTTCATAGCCAACGAGATATTTGACGCGTTTGGATGCGAACTTTTATATGACGGTAAGATCGCTACTGTCGAGGACGGTAAAGTCGAGTTTGATACGGTTGATGAGTCAATACTTCAAAAAGCTGCGAAGTATCATAAGACAAAAGGCGAGATAGCCGTAGGCTATGAAGAGTTTGCCAAAGAGATGTACGGTGCTGCCGCGAAGTTCGAGTTTATAAGTTTTGACTACGGCGAGATGCAGGCCCGTCCCGATTTTTCTATCCGTATCTACAAAGACCATGAAGTGTTTCCTTTCTTTGACGAGAATATAGATATAAAAGAACTGTTTAAAAATTCCGACATCACTTATGATGTGACGTTTGAACATGTAAAAGATGCATTTGTCGAAGCAGGGTGTGAGTTTGTGGCTTTAAAAGCTCAGATGACGGCATTGGTAGAGATGGGTATCTTAGAGCTCTTAGAGATGCTTAGAATCAACGTAGATGAGAAGATATATGAGCAGGAACTTCAAAAAGTAAAGATGCTCATCATGCCAAATCTCTTAGGCGAGAGATTCAAGATGATTAGAATAAGAAAGTCTTAA